A single region of the Austwickia chelonae genome encodes:
- the nifJ gene encoding pyruvate:ferredoxin (flavodoxin) oxidoreductase: MTTAIIDGNEAAASVAYRLNELCSIYPITPSSTMAELADEWSAHGRTNIWGTVPTVVEMQSEGGAAGATHGALQAGALSTTFTASQGLLLMIPNMYKIAGELTSAVIHVAARSLATQGLSIFGDHQDVMAVRQTGWALLASASVQEAHDMALVAQLATLRSRVPFIHFFDGFRTSHELNTLQMLSDDDLRTLVPVELVRAHRERALSPEHPFIRGTAQNPDTYFQSRETANTFYQETPAITQDAMDQLATLTGRRYHLVEYFGAPDAEHVVVIMGSGAETVIETVEHLAADGQKVGVLRVRLYRPFPTEELVAALPQSVRRVAVLDRTKEPGSIGEPLFLDVLAALGEAVSRGRRAVMPLVTGGRYGLSSKEFTPAMVQAIYAELAGEEPRPRFTVGITDDVTHLSLEVGPEPDIMPAGTVGAVFYGLGSDGTVGANKNTIKILGSQEGTFAQGYFVYDSKKSGSRTVSHLRFGPKPVRAPYLVRQAGFVGCHHMSIAERVDILEFAQPGGTLLLNAPYPPEALWAQLPRPLQEGILEKGLRLYCIDATEVAREAGLPGRTNTVLQTCFFAISGVLPAEEAVLKVKESIRKTYGRRGAEVVARNEAAVDAAVNALHRVEVPGQAIGEKTLIAPVPADAPGFVREVTAKMLIGRGDDLPVSALPVDGTYPSGTTAYEKRNISETVAVWSDEDCIQCGNCSLVCPHAVLRAKRFRTTHLEGAPASFVSAPLNAAGIPGERYTLQVYAEDCTGCGLCVEACPVTPIDRPNRRAINVEPVRDREPTKANVAFFESIPVNTRSKVDFGTVRGIQYLEPLFEFSGACSGCGETPYVKLLTQLFGDRAMVANATGCSSIYGGNLPTTPWTKNTEGRGPAWSNSLFEDNAEFGMGMRLAADLQAGLARQRLSALREEIGADLVDAILEAPQARENEIHAQQARVAELRQRLADTDGVAVKDLVSVVDHLVRRSVWIVGGDGWAYDIGSGGLDHVLASGRNVNVLVMDTEVYSNTGGQSSKSTPLGAVAKFAAAGKTTAKKDLALQATAYGHVYVARVAMGADPQQTLKAFREAEAYDGPSLIIAYSHCIAHGIDMRKGLDQQYKAVSSGHWPLMRYNPILRMEGRNPFLLDSPRPRITLRDYHRDELRFRMLAGADPAEADRLLELGQSQVARRWDEYEKMATREAEAFAADARKES; the protein is encoded by the coding sequence ATGACAACCGCGATCATCGACGGCAACGAAGCCGCAGCATCGGTGGCCTATCGCCTTAACGAACTGTGCTCGATCTATCCGATCACCCCCAGCTCCACGATGGCCGAACTCGCCGACGAATGGTCGGCACACGGCCGAACCAACATCTGGGGAACCGTCCCCACCGTCGTGGAGATGCAGTCCGAAGGCGGTGCAGCCGGGGCCACCCACGGCGCGCTGCAGGCCGGAGCCCTGTCGACCACGTTCACCGCCAGTCAGGGGCTGCTCCTGATGATCCCCAACATGTACAAGATCGCCGGGGAGCTGACCAGCGCCGTCATCCACGTCGCCGCACGATCCCTGGCGACCCAAGGGCTGTCCATCTTCGGTGACCACCAGGACGTCATGGCCGTGCGGCAGACCGGCTGGGCCTTGTTGGCCAGCGCCTCCGTGCAAGAGGCACACGACATGGCGCTGGTGGCTCAACTGGCCACCTTGCGATCCCGGGTGCCCTTCATCCATTTCTTCGACGGTTTCCGTACCAGCCATGAGCTCAACACCTTGCAGATGCTCTCGGACGACGACCTGCGCACGCTGGTACCGGTCGAACTCGTGCGAGCACACCGGGAACGTGCCCTCTCACCGGAACACCCCTTCATCCGTGGAACGGCGCAGAACCCGGACACCTATTTCCAGTCCCGAGAGACCGCCAACACCTTTTACCAGGAGACGCCGGCGATCACCCAGGACGCGATGGATCAGTTGGCGACGCTGACCGGACGCCGTTACCACCTGGTCGAGTACTTCGGTGCCCCTGATGCCGAACACGTCGTAGTGATCATGGGCTCGGGCGCTGAAACGGTCATCGAGACCGTTGAGCATCTCGCCGCGGATGGGCAGAAGGTCGGAGTGCTCCGGGTACGCCTGTACCGGCCTTTCCCCACCGAAGAGTTGGTAGCAGCACTCCCCCAGAGCGTTCGCCGGGTCGCGGTGCTCGACCGTACGAAAGAACCCGGGTCCATCGGCGAGCCGCTCTTCCTCGACGTGCTGGCAGCGCTGGGTGAGGCCGTCTCCCGCGGTCGACGAGCGGTGATGCCCTTGGTCACCGGAGGACGCTACGGGCTGTCCAGCAAAGAATTCACTCCAGCGATGGTTCAAGCGATCTACGCCGAACTAGCAGGTGAAGAGCCGCGTCCCAGGTTCACGGTCGGGATCACCGATGACGTCACCCACCTCTCCTTGGAGGTCGGCCCGGAGCCGGACATCATGCCTGCGGGCACCGTGGGAGCGGTCTTCTACGGGCTGGGCAGCGACGGCACCGTCGGAGCGAACAAGAACACCATCAAGATCCTCGGCTCGCAGGAGGGCACCTTCGCCCAGGGGTACTTCGTCTACGACTCCAAGAAATCCGGCTCACGGACCGTCTCACATCTACGGTTCGGCCCGAAACCCGTCCGGGCACCCTATCTAGTACGCCAGGCCGGCTTCGTGGGCTGTCATCACATGTCGATCGCCGAGCGGGTCGACATCCTGGAGTTCGCTCAACCCGGTGGCACCTTGCTGTTGAACGCACCGTATCCGCCGGAGGCGCTCTGGGCACAGCTGCCTCGTCCTCTCCAGGAAGGCATCCTGGAGAAGGGCCTGCGTTTGTACTGCATCGACGCAACCGAGGTCGCCCGGGAGGCCGGGCTGCCCGGGCGCACCAATACGGTGTTGCAGACGTGTTTCTTCGCCATCTCCGGAGTGCTTCCCGCCGAAGAAGCCGTCTTGAAGGTCAAGGAATCGATCCGGAAGACCTACGGCCGCCGGGGCGCAGAGGTCGTCGCTCGTAACGAGGCCGCCGTCGACGCCGCAGTCAATGCTCTGCACCGCGTCGAAGTACCTGGGCAAGCCATCGGTGAGAAAACACTCATCGCGCCGGTCCCGGCCGATGCACCCGGTTTCGTCCGGGAGGTCACGGCGAAGATGTTGATCGGACGCGGCGATGACCTCCCGGTGAGCGCGCTTCCGGTCGACGGCACCTACCCCAGCGGAACCACGGCGTACGAAAAGCGGAATATCTCAGAGACCGTGGCCGTGTGGAGCGACGAGGACTGCATTCAGTGCGGTAACTGTTCGTTGGTGTGCCCGCACGCGGTGCTACGGGCCAAACGTTTCCGTACCACCCATCTCGAAGGTGCCCCAGCATCCTTTGTCTCTGCTCCCTTGAATGCTGCCGGAATCCCCGGTGAGCGGTACACCCTTCAGGTGTACGCCGAGGACTGCACCGGCTGCGGGCTGTGCGTCGAGGCCTGTCCTGTCACCCCGATCGATCGTCCGAACCGGCGAGCGATCAATGTTGAACCTGTCCGGGACCGGGAACCCACCAAAGCCAATGTGGCCTTCTTCGAATCGATCCCGGTGAATACGCGCAGCAAGGTCGATTTCGGCACCGTGCGAGGCATCCAGTACCTCGAGCCACTGTTCGAGTTCTCGGGCGCATGTAGCGGGTGCGGTGAAACCCCGTACGTGAAGCTCCTGACACAACTCTTCGGGGACCGCGCAATGGTCGCCAATGCCACGGGGTGCTCATCGATCTACGGCGGAAACCTCCCCACGACACCGTGGACGAAGAACACCGAAGGGCGTGGACCGGCGTGGAGCAACAGTCTCTTCGAGGACAACGCCGAATTCGGGATGGGTATGCGTCTGGCTGCGGATCTGCAGGCCGGGCTGGCCAGGCAACGCCTATCGGCGCTGCGCGAGGAGATCGGCGCCGACCTGGTCGATGCGATTCTGGAGGCGCCTCAGGCCCGGGAGAACGAGATCCATGCCCAACAGGCGCGGGTCGCCGAGCTACGACAGCGCCTGGCCGATACGGACGGTGTCGCCGTCAAGGACCTGGTCTCCGTCGTCGACCATCTGGTGCGCAGGTCGGTCTGGATCGTCGGTGGCGACGGCTGGGCCTATGACATCGGCTCCGGAGGCCTGGACCATGTCCTGGCCTCCGGTCGAAATGTCAACGTGCTGGTCATGGACACCGAGGTCTATTCGAACACCGGCGGGCAGAGCAGCAAATCGACACCTTTAGGTGCGGTGGCCAAGTTCGCGGCAGCAGGAAAGACCACCGCGAAGAAGGACCTGGCTCTACAGGCGACCGCCTACGGACACGTCTACGTCGCTCGAGTCGCCATGGGCGCAGATCCGCAACAGACGCTGAAAGCCTTCCGCGAAGCGGAAGCATATGACGGACCTAGCCTGATCATCGCGTACAGCCACTGCATCGCCCACGGCATCGATATGCGCAAGGGCCTGGACCAGCAGTACAAGGCGGTGAGTTCCGGACATTGGCCGTTGATGAGGTACAACCCGATCCTGCGGATGGAAGGACGTAATCCCTTCCTGCTGGACAGCCCCCGCCCACGGATCACTTTGCGGGACTATCACCGGGACGAGCTGCGCTTCCGGATGCTGGCCGGAGCAGACCCCGCCGAGGCCGACCGCCTGCTGGAACTGGGGCAATCCCAGGTGGCTCGCCGCTGGGACGAGTACGAAAAGATGGCGACCCGCGAAGCCGAGG